The Lacrimispora xylanolytica genome has a segment encoding these proteins:
- a CDS encoding ABC transporter permease — translation MKSIDLYKKYCIIHLKCIMQHKVSFLLNTMGLFLMSFNLFLGVYFMMDRFQQVKGFSYEEVLLCFSITLMAFTIAELFFRSLDTFDSIIRSGEFDRILLRPRNCLFTVLCSKIEFTRIGRLLQTLLMFAYGISFSDIDWNPFRIMVIALMILGGVVVFASIYLIFASICFFTLEGLEFMNVFTDGAREYGKYPIGVYGKTVVTICTYIVPFSLFQYYPFLYLTGKAEHAWYGLLPIAGCLFLIPAILLWRFGVSRYQSSGS, via the coding sequence ATGAAATCAATTGATTTGTACAAAAAATATTGTATCATCCACTTAAAGTGCATCATGCAGCATAAGGTCTCTTTTCTTTTAAACACCATGGGATTATTCCTGATGTCCTTTAACCTGTTTTTAGGAGTCTACTTCATGATGGACCGTTTTCAACAGGTAAAAGGCTTCTCTTATGAGGAAGTGCTGCTCTGCTTTTCCATCACACTTATGGCCTTTACCATTGCAGAGCTTTTCTTTCGGAGTCTGGATACCTTTGATTCCATTATAAGAAGCGGCGAGTTTGACCGGATTCTTCTTCGTCCGAGAAACTGCCTTTTCACTGTGTTATGCAGCAAGATTGAATTTACCCGTATCGGGCGGCTTTTACAGACCCTTCTTATGTTCGCATACGGAATTTCATTCAGTGATATAGACTGGAATCCCTTCCGCATCATGGTCATAGCGCTTATGATTCTGGGTGGAGTTGTGGTGTTTGCTTCTATTTACCTTATATTTGCCTCCATCTGCTTTTTTACTCTGGAAGGACTGGAATTTATGAATGTATTTACAGACGGTGCCAGAGAGTACGGAAAATATCCCATTGGAGTTTATGGAAAGACCGTTGTTACGATCTGTACTTACATCGTGCCCTTTTCCTTATTTCAGTACTATCCATTTCTTTATTTAACAGGTAAAGCAGAGCATGCATGGTATGGACTTCTTCCAATTGCCGGGTGTCTCTTTCTGATTCCTGCCATACTGCTTTGGAGATTTGGAGTATCCAGATATCAATCCTCCGGTTCTTGA
- a CDS encoding class I SAM-dependent methyltransferase, translating to MSTELGGVMETLFITLYVRAKDATSNNPVLNDRKAVEIVKKIDYDFRKFQHGIMSYYGVLARAKIMDERAKAFIKKHPDCVVVSVGCGLDTRFSRVDNGKIQWYNLDFPEVIAKREQYVVPNERETNIPKSALDSSWPEDVKTDGKKLLILSEGMMMYLKEEEVKKLLHILTNGFDQFEAQFDLLYKGMANKGKFHDTVKKTKAEFNWGVKDGSEVVKLCPALKQTGLINFTDELKHLLPGFMKIFTPILYLTNDRLGIYQYKKVQ from the coding sequence ATGTCTACAGAGCTTGGCGGAGTTATGGAAACACTTTTTATTACTCTTTACGTTAGGGCAAAGGATGCCACCAGCAATAATCCCGTCCTCAATGACAGGAAGGCAGTGGAAATCGTAAAGAAAATCGATTACGATTTCAGGAAATTCCAACATGGCATCATGTCCTATTACGGTGTACTGGCACGGGCAAAGATCATGGATGAAAGGGCAAAGGCATTTATTAAAAAGCATCCTGACTGTGTGGTCGTCTCCGTGGGCTGCGGCCTGGATACCAGATTTTCACGTGTGGATAATGGGAAAATACAGTGGTACAATCTGGACTTTCCAGAGGTCATTGCTAAACGGGAGCAATACGTTGTACCCAACGAACGAGAGACAAACATCCCTAAATCAGCTTTGGATTCCTCCTGGCCAGAGGATGTTAAAACGGATGGAAAAAAGCTTTTGATTCTTTCCGAAGGCATGATGATGTATCTAAAGGAAGAGGAAGTCAAAAAGCTTCTACATATTCTTACCAATGGATTTGACCAGTTTGAAGCCCAGTTTGATCTGCTGTATAAAGGTATGGCCAACAAAGGCAAATTCCATGACACTGTTAAAAAGACAAAGGCGGAGTTTAATTGGGGCGTGAAAGACGGCAGCGAGGTGGTGAAACTCTGCCCAGCTCTCAAGCAGACTGGACTTATTAATTTTACCGATGAGCTAAAGCACCTCCTCCCAGGCTTTATGAAGATATTCACTCCCATTCTATACCTAACAAATGACAGGCTTGGAATTTATCAATATAAAAAGGTACAATAA
- a CDS encoding glycoside hydrolase family 25 protein, with protein sequence MNIRMRVTAGIIAGLVTSIIIATPMNGFSGEAWSQENGQYVDASGKPITGALEKGITVSKYQNRQNEEGGGINWDKVKESGVSFAMIRLGYLNDKDPYYSVNMKNAAKSGIKTGIFFYTQALDVATAEEEARYVLREIKDYPISYPVAYDVESQYLLDNRMTRQQITDNINAFCKIIEDAGYRPIVYANNKWLNYHIDMSRIPYDVWYARYGTVNDCTNRTIWQCTDQGRVAGIEGDVTIEFSFKDYHGLIPADGWKIIDGNRYYMKNFNKQTGWLSLDGAWYYLDQNGVMVHDTDMVVDGTSYHFESDGTTKGKS encoded by the coding sequence ATGAACATAAGAATGAGGGTCACAGCAGGCATTATTGCTGGTTTAGTTACCTCTATCATAATAGCTACGCCAATGAATGGTTTTTCCGGGGAAGCCTGGAGCCAGGAAAATGGTCAGTATGTAGATGCATCGGGAAAGCCAATTACCGGGGCATTGGAAAAAGGAATCACGGTCTCTAAATACCAGAACCGCCAGAATGAAGAAGGCGGTGGAATCAACTGGGATAAGGTGAAGGAGTCCGGTGTTTCTTTTGCCATGATTCGCCTTGGCTATTTAAATGATAAAGATCCTTACTATTCCGTTAATATGAAGAATGCAGCAAAAAGCGGGATCAAGACAGGTATCTTCTTTTACACACAGGCTCTTGATGTTGCCACCGCTGAGGAAGAAGCGAGATATGTGCTCCGAGAAATTAAGGATTATCCCATTTCCTATCCGGTGGCCTATGACGTGGAATCTCAGTATCTTTTAGACAACCGCATGACCAGACAACAGATTACAGATAACATCAATGCCTTCTGTAAAATCATAGAGGATGCAGGATATCGTCCCATTGTATATGCCAATAACAAATGGCTCAATTACCACATTGATATGAGCAGGATTCCATACGATGTCTGGTACGCAAGGTATGGCACCGTCAATGACTGTACGAACCGAACCATATGGCAGTGTACCGACCAGGGAAGAGTGGCTGGAATTGAGGGAGATGTGACCATTGAGTTTTCATTTAAGGACTATCATGGCCTCATTCCGGCAGACGGCTGGAAGATCATAGACGGAAACCGGTATTACATGAAGAATTTCAATAAGCAGACTGGCTGGCTTTCTCTGGACGGAGCGTGGTATTACTTAGACCAGAATGGTGTTATGGTTCACGATACCGATATGGTGGTTGATGGAACCTCCTATCACTTTGAGTCCGATGGAACGACGAAAGGCAAGTCGTAA
- the ytvI gene encoding sporulation integral membrane protein YtvI: MEMDSVKKYLKLILNIIIPILFLYLVCVWGPRVMKFFLPFVIGWVIAVIANPLVRFLEKRLKIVRKHSSVLIVVGVLTLIIVALYFLISKLIYETIGFVEHIPQYYEAAWVEIQKILINVQGILKFLPQGMQDSVNQFIAHIEQYMNVAVQKIASPTVMVAGSLVKSIPAALVYTVVTIFSSYLFIVDRDKIMDIIHRYVPRGGTRYYSYFKKDVKHLVSGYFLAQFKIMFIIGAVLAVGFLVLGVDYALLLAVLIAFLDFLPILGTGTILIPWALVRIVSGDYAFGLGLVAIYVLTLVLRQIIQPKIVGDTMGLDPLMTLLFLYLGFKISGIAGMILAVPIGMLFLSLYEFGAFDLFFYSVRTLIHDINVFRKEPD, from the coding sequence ATGGAAATGGATTCTGTGAAGAAATATTTGAAATTGATACTTAATATTATCATCCCCATTCTGTTCCTGTACCTGGTCTGCGTATGGGGACCAAGGGTGATGAAATTTTTTCTGCCTTTTGTGATTGGCTGGGTCATTGCGGTGATAGCCAATCCTTTGGTGCGCTTTTTGGAAAAGCGTTTAAAGATCGTTAGAAAGCACAGCTCCGTTTTGATTGTGGTAGGTGTGCTTACACTCATTATCGTGGCCCTTTATTTCCTGATTTCCAAGCTTATTTATGAGACCATTGGTTTTGTGGAGCACATTCCCCAGTATTACGAGGCGGCGTGGGTAGAGATCCAGAAGATTCTGATTAACGTACAGGGAATTTTAAAGTTCCTGCCTCAGGGAATGCAGGATTCCGTGAATCAGTTTATTGCTCATATCGAACAATATATGAATGTTGCAGTTCAAAAGATAGCTTCTCCTACGGTCATGGTAGCCGGCAGCTTGGTAAAAAGTATACCGGCGGCTCTTGTTTATACTGTGGTGACCATTTTTTCTTCCTATCTCTTCATTGTAGACAGGGATAAAATTATGGATATCATCCACCGTTATGTCCCAAGAGGAGGAACCAGATATTACAGCTATTTTAAAAAGGATGTCAAGCATCTGGTAAGCGGTTATTTTCTCGCCCAGTTTAAGATAATGTTTATCATCGGTGCAGTACTGGCCGTGGGATTTCTAGTGCTTGGTGTAGACTACGCGCTTTTACTGGCAGTGCTGATTGCATTTCTGGATTTTCTGCCTATTCTGGGTACGGGTACTATTTTAATCCCATGGGCTTTGGTGCGGATCGTATCCGGTGATTATGCCTTTGGGCTTGGCCTGGTAGCTATTTATGTGCTGACTCTTGTGTTGAGACAGATTATACAGCCAAAGATTGTGGGAGATACCATGGGACTTGACCCTCTTATGACGCTGCTGTTTTTATACTTGGGATTTAAAATAAGCGGAATTGCAGGAATGATTTTAGCAGTGCCGATTGGAATGCTGTTTCTTAGCTTATATGAATTTGGGGCTTTTGATCTGTTTTTTTACAGTGTGAGAACATTGATTCATGATATCAATGTGTTTCGGAAAGAGCCGGATTAA